One genomic window of Campylobacter fetus subsp. fetus includes the following:
- a CDS encoding ATP-binding cassette domain-containing protein has protein sequence MINLKNVTKKFGAVSVLDCVNLDIDDAKKVLIIGQNGAGKTTLMKTILGEILLNSGEVLINGVNPAKNRKKALSYISFVPQNPPPLKLSVGELCDYSISSSGSNLDDIKTYLKALNLDFDKEDKKPFHKLSGGMKQKILIAIALARNGDILMFDEPTANLDPEARECFLNLLSDKFKEKTIIFISHRLSEVRGIVECVVEMDLGRITSIKDLSKEDR, from the coding sequence TTGATAAATTTAAAAAATGTTACTAAAAAATTTGGAGCAGTTAGTGTCTTGGATTGCGTAAATTTAGATATAGATGACGCTAAAAAAGTTCTCATTATAGGTCAAAACGGAGCAGGAAAAACAACTCTTATGAAGACTATTTTAGGTGAAATTTTGTTAAATAGCGGCGAAGTACTAATAAATGGTGTAAATCCTGCTAAAAATCGTAAAAAAGCTCTGTCATATATAAGTTTTGTACCGCAAAATCCGCCTCCTTTGAAGCTAAGCGTAGGTGAGCTTTGCGACTATAGTATAAGCTCAAGCGGATCAAATTTAGATGATATAAAAACTTATTTAAAAGCTTTAAATTTAGATTTCGATAAAGAGGATAAAAAGCCATTTCATAAACTCTCAGGAGGTATGAAACAAAAAATCTTAATAGCCATAGCTTTAGCTAGAAATGGTGATATACTGATGTTTGATGAACCTACTGCAAATCTTGATCCAGAAGCTAGAGAGTGTTTTTTAAATTTACTAAGTGATAAATTTAAAGAAAAAACTATAATATTTATATCGCACCGTTTAAGCGAAGTAAGAGGTATCGTAGAATGCGTCGTAGAGATGGATTTAGGACGCATAACCTCTATAAAAGATTTATCAAAGGAAGATAGATGA
- a CDS encoding c-type cytochrome, producing the protein MNKTLIFASAFLLLVGCSQQDNKFDKNETKNEVVEQNASIVVKKSENQVNEKNNWITYDIDGKKSVKFGLGDDNNETTKSIGALAMTRTPLQSINKALIRGTLSKNFITKCSACHDDYANGIIGPSLLTKSQDEIFKMIEAYKTKTKVNVLMVELVKRMDDKEIMDLAIEISTFNEQFRSKK; encoded by the coding sequence ATGAACAAAACACTTATATTTGCTAGTGCATTTTTACTATTAGTCGGCTGTAGCCAGCAAGATAACAAATTTGATAAAAATGAGACTAAAAATGAAGTAGTGGAACAAAACGCGTCTATAGTGGTTAAAAAAAGTGAAAATCAAGTAAATGAGAAAAATAACTGGATAACCTATGATATAGACGGAAAAAAGAGCGTCAAATTTGGGCTCGGTGATGATAACAATGAAACTACAAAATCAATAGGTGCTTTAGCTATGACTAGAACTCCTCTTCAAAGCATAAATAAAGCTTTAATAAGAGGAACTTTAAGTAAAAACTTCATCACTAAATGTTCGGCTTGTCATGATGATTATGCAAACGGCATTATAGGACCGTCTCTTCTTACAAAGAGTCAAGATGAGATATTTAAAATGATAGAAGCTTATAAAACAAAAACTAAAGTAAATGTTTTAATGGTAGAACTTGTAAAACGTATGGACGATAAAGAGATTATGGATTTAGCGATTGAGATAAGTACATTTAATGAGCAATTTAGGAGTAAGAAATGA
- a CDS encoding NapH/MauN family ferredoxin-type protein, which translates to MNKYESRQTVANAGFLSTFISTDKNGKKRPSMRFYRYFIMIFTHLLFVLSYVADIQILEGDITGSRIMGFHLADPFITTQIVLAHDSFPINLMIGSLTILAFYVIFAGRAFCSFVCPYNFFGEFAERLNAKLVKAKIIKPRHFDPNMRYLFLLAFWLLSFLSGYLIFEIFSPVGIVSRFIIYGYSAAIWWAVLVFLVEVFFSRRFWCRYVCPIGTLYSLVSRMRAIKISWNKDKCDHCGVCMDVCIVPKVLEITKAKNADANGGSFSVVSGDCTLCGRCIDVCHGDALSYENRLKKLL; encoded by the coding sequence ATGAATAAGTACGAATCACGCCAAACCGTTGCGAACGCTGGTTTTCTAAGTACATTTATAAGTACCGATAAAAACGGTAAAAAGCGCCCAAGCATGCGCTTTTACCGCTATTTTATAATGATATTTACCCATCTTTTATTTGTACTTTCATATGTAGCCGATATCCAAATACTAGAAGGTGATATCACCGGATCACGGATAATGGGATTTCACTTAGCCGATCCTTTTATCACTACTCAGATAGTATTAGCACATGATAGTTTTCCGATAAATTTGATGATAGGTTCGCTTACTATACTAGCATTTTATGTTATATTTGCAGGTAGAGCGTTTTGCAGTTTTGTATGTCCGTACAACTTTTTTGGAGAATTTGCCGAAAGATTAAACGCAAAATTAGTAAAAGCTAAAATTATCAAACCTAGACATTTTGATCCAAATATGCGATATCTGTTTTTACTAGCGTTTTGGCTGCTTAGTTTTCTTAGCGGATATCTTATATTTGAGATATTTAGTCCAGTAGGCATAGTTTCAAGATTTATTATATACGGTTATAGTGCTGCTATATGGTGGGCTGTTTTGGTATTTTTAGTTGAAGTATTTTTCTCAAGAAGATTTTGGTGTAGATACGTCTGCCCGATAGGAACTCTTTACTCTTTAGTATCTAGAATGCGAGCTATAAAAATAAGCTGGAATAAAGATAAATGCGATCACTGCGGAGTATGTATGGATGTTTGTATAGTTCCAAAGGTGCTTGAGATTACAAAAGCCAAAAATGCAGATGCAAACGGCGGAAGCTTTAGTGTCGTTAGTGGAGATTGTACGCTTTGCGGACGCTGTATAGATGTGTGTCATGGAGATGCTTTATCATATGAAAATAGGCTTAAAAAACTACTATAA
- a CDS encoding nitrous oxide reductase accessory protein NosL, with protein sequence MRKILFLALFCTFLFGENLKTDPFFKDVNTTCPIKFIDVFNHPDFIAVLVYANGEKILFSSVKPMFHYFHMNPGKHISPLKTMLVTDFKTHALIDAATAYYVFGSGIMSNSGDDLIPFANLDDAKEFMSANHGHKILEFKDVTKKLIDYLN encoded by the coding sequence ATGAGAAAAATTCTATTTTTAGCTCTATTTTGTACATTTTTGTTCGGTGAAAATTTAAAAACCGATCCATTTTTCAAAGACGTTAATACTACTTGTCCTATTAAATTTATAGACGTATTTAACCATCCTGATTTTATAGCTGTTTTAGTTTATGCTAATGGTGAAAAGATACTTTTTAGTTCGGTAAAACCTATGTTTCATTACTTTCATATGAATCCCGGCAAGCATATCTCACCATTAAAAACTATGCTTGTAACTGATTTTAAAACTCACGCTTTGATAGACGCCGCAACCGCATATTACGTATTTGGCAGCGGTATAATGAGCAATAGCGGCGATGATCTTATACCATTTGCGAATTTAGATGATGCTAAAGAATTTATGAGCGCCAACCACGGTCATAAGATTTTAGAATTCAAAGATGTAACTAAAAAGCTAATCGATTATCTAAACTAA
- a CDS encoding nitrous oxide reductase family maturation protein NosD, giving the protein MKKLCLFLLIIQASLANPLQDAIDSANPGDIIELGDAKYTGNIIINKAITIDGKNKAVIQGDEKGDIIKIMSSNVSLLNLNIQGSGDSHTTLDSAISCDQANEINIIGNHISDSLFGINFKQCNASVIKDNFITSKNVDLGLRGDAIRLWYSHDNIVENNHILKSRDMVIWYSSNNEIRKNIGEEGRYSLHFMYAGKNLVEDNIFKLNSVGIFFMFSSGSLVRNNQVLNSTGAFGVGIGMKDTSDFVIQNNILSYNARGLYLDQSPFQPGTINKFENNKILYNTVGVQFHATQHKSIFLENDFIGNMEVAINDTPGSKIAKNEWNKNYFDDYEGFDRNKDGIGDLPYQNYTYLDSLWQYHPNLRFFYGSSVISILNFIARLAPFSSPELLITDENPRIKRAYHE; this is encoded by the coding sequence GTGAAAAAACTCTGCTTATTTTTATTGATTATCCAAGCAAGTTTGGCAAATCCTCTACAAGATGCTATCGATAGCGCAAATCCAGGGGATATAATCGAGCTTGGAGATGCCAAATATACCGGAAATATCATAATAAATAAAGCCATAACGATAGACGGTAAAAATAAAGCAGTTATTCAAGGAGATGAAAAAGGAGATATTATAAAGATTATGAGTTCTAACGTCTCTCTTTTAAATTTAAATATCCAAGGTAGCGGCGATTCTCATACGACTTTAGATTCGGCTATTAGCTGTGATCAAGCAAATGAGATAAACATTATCGGCAATCACATAAGCGACTCTTTGTTTGGCATAAACTTTAAGCAGTGTAACGCTTCTGTGATAAAAGATAATTTTATAACTTCAAAAAACGTTGATTTAGGACTTAGAGGCGATGCTATAAGACTTTGGTATAGTCATGACAATATAGTAGAGAACAACCATATATTAAAAAGTAGAGATATGGTTATTTGGTACTCAAGCAACAACGAAATTAGAAAAAATATAGGAGAAGAGGGTAGATATTCTCTTCATTTTATGTATGCAGGAAAAAATTTAGTTGAAGATAACATTTTTAAACTAAATTCAGTCGGAATATTTTTTATGTTCTCATCTGGATCTCTTGTAAGAAATAATCAGGTTCTAAACTCAACTGGAGCATTTGGAGTTGGTATTGGTATGAAAGATACGAGCGATTTTGTAATACAAAATAATATTTTATCTTATAACGCAAGAGGATTATATCTTGATCAGTCGCCGTTTCAACCAGGAACGATAAATAAATTTGAAAATAATAAAATTTTATACAACACGGTTGGAGTGCAGTTTCATGCTACTCAACATAAAAGTATATTTTTAGAAAATGACTTTATAGGCAATATGGAAGTCGCTATAAATGATACTCCGGGATCTAAAATAGCCAAAAACGAGTGGAATAAAAACTATTTTGACGATTATGAAGGTTTTGATAGAAATAAAGACGGTATAGGAGATTTACCATATCAAAACTATACGTATTTAGACTCGCTATGGCAGTATCATCCTAATTTAAGATTTTTTTACGGTAGTTCTGTTATAAGTATTTTAAATTTTATAGCTCGTTTAGCACCGTTTTCAAGTCCGGAGCTTCTCATAACAGATGAAAATCCAAGAATAAAAAGAGCATATCATGAATAG
- a CDS encoding ABC transporter permease, protein MKNLLLIAKIDMRESFRSKWFLLYLLIFAGLIATFFVTGVLDSRVAGFSGLTRMLLLFIQICVVILPIFILITTVRSISTDREAGALEYLLSFPISLKEYYFGKALGRAFTIFMPIVLALIFSLVIAVLKGVEIPWVVFFYYTLLLLALSFVFLSFGFLISSVIKSSELALGFSFLFWLFLLAFIDLALIGLMMQNAVNENIIYTIALLNPIEVFRVASISLFDRNLAVIGAAAYFILDSFGVGNFIIYSIIYPIILGIISLALGYILFTKKDLV, encoded by the coding sequence ATGAAGAACCTACTTTTAATTGCCAAAATCGACATGAGAGAGTCGTTCCGTTCCAAATGGTTCTTGCTTTATCTGCTTATTTTCGCGGGTCTTATAGCAACTTTTTTTGTTACTGGGGTGTTGGATTCAAGAGTTGCGGGATTTAGCGGACTTACTAGAATGCTTCTTTTATTTATTCAAATTTGTGTTGTGATTTTGCCTATTTTTATACTAATAACTACAGTTAGAAGCATAAGCACAGACCGCGAAGCCGGAGCTTTGGAATATCTTTTGAGCTTTCCTATTTCGCTTAAAGAGTATTACTTCGGTAAAGCTTTAGGTAGAGCATTTACTATATTTATGCCTATAGTTTTGGCTCTTATATTTTCTTTAGTGATAGCTGTTTTAAAAGGTGTAGAGATACCATGGGTGGTATTTTTTTACTATACTTTGCTACTTTTAGCACTCAGCTTTGTGTTTTTATCATTTGGATTTTTGATATCAAGCGTGATAAAAAGTAGCGAGCTTGCTCTTGGCTTTTCATTTTTATTTTGGCTATTTTTACTAGCATTTATAGACTTAGCTTTAATCGGGCTTATGATGCAAAATGCAGTAAATGAAAACATAATTTATACCATAGCTCTTTTAAATCCTATAGAGGTATTTCGCGTGGCTTCTATAAGTTTATTTGATAGAAACTTAGCTGTCATAGGCGCAGCGGCTTACTTTATTTTAGATAGTTTTGGAGTAGGTAACTTTATAATATATTCAATAATTTATCCTATAATTTTAGGCATTATAAGCCTAGCTTTAGGCTATATTCTCTTTACCAAAAAGGATCTAGTATGA
- the nosZ gene encoding Sec-dependent nitrous-oxide reductase, which yields MSSFLKTPFVLTAGICLSLSSVFGASELETIMKERNLSEKDVLAAAKTYQPSGRKDEFIVFSSGGQSGQVIVYGVPSMRIYKYIGVFTPEPWQGYGYDNESKAILKSGAIRGKEISWGDTHHPNFTEKNGEYVGDYLFINDKANPRMAVISLHDFETTQIVVNPIMKSEHGGSFVTPNTEYVIEASQYAAPLDNNYHPIEEYEAVYRGAVTFWKFDYPKGKIDEKKSFSLELPPYMQDLSDAGKGESMGWGFTNSFNSEMYTGGIEKGLPPFEAGMSRNDTDYMHVYNWQALEKLVQDPKNYTIINDHKVIPISVAVANNALFLIPEPKSPHGVDVTPDGRYIVVGGKLDTHASVYDFRKIKNLIDKKDFAGKDPFGIPILDMKKALHGQVELGLGPLHNTFEEKDGIIYTSLYVDSQIVKWDYKNLKVLDRVNVHYNIGHLDTMEGKSAKPIGKYALALDKLSIDRFNPVGPLHPQNHQLIDITGPKMELIYDMPIPLGEPHDVVSIAASKLKPAMTYKMGTNSRTGEQSVGMTLAGQERIERNGKNVTVYATMIRSHINPEHIELNKGDNVTIYLTNLERAQDETHGFAIDLYNVHASIEPGKTASVSFVADMEGVFPYYCTEFCSALHLEMMGYMYVKDPNKKYESVKKAKLKELTKEQLEAEYKKVIATNKATDDVIQSVVTFLKEKHFEKYPKVKQLVEDALDQYGKIPEVKAKADAAYKAGDVNGAILWEYQVWQYMVKTADVGLRAKNNLTKALATPMSKVQARGEEAYLKGGCNGCHVIGQVSSGPDLTGVLLRHDNAEQWVFDFIKNPASKYEEDYVKAMINYFNLRMPNQHMTDQEIKDIIEYLKWIDENAGLN from the coding sequence ATGAGTAGTTTTTTGAAAACTCCGTTTGTACTTACGGCTGGCATCTGTCTTAGCTTGTCATCTGTTTTTGGTGCAAGTGAGCTTGAAACTATCATGAAAGAGCGAAACTTGAGCGAAAAAGATGTTCTAGCGGCAGCTAAAACTTATCAGCCAAGTGGTCGTAAAGATGAGTTCATCGTTTTTTCATCTGGCGGACAAAGCGGACAGGTTATAGTTTATGGTGTCCCATCTATGAGGATTTACAAATATATCGGCGTATTTACTCCAGAGCCTTGGCAAGGATACGGATATGACAATGAAAGCAAAGCTATACTAAAAAGCGGAGCTATCAGAGGCAAAGAGATAAGCTGGGGAGATACTCACCACCCGAATTTCACTGAGAAAAACGGCGAATACGTGGGTGATTATCTATTTATAAATGATAAAGCCAACCCTAGAATGGCTGTTATCAGCTTGCACGACTTTGAGACAACTCAAATCGTAGTAAATCCTATCATGAAAAGTGAGCACGGCGGTAGCTTTGTTACTCCAAATACCGAGTATGTTATCGAAGCTAGCCAATATGCAGCTCCGCTTGATAATAACTATCACCCGATAGAGGAATATGAGGCGGTTTATAGAGGTGCTGTTACATTTTGGAAATTTGATTATCCAAAAGGTAAAATAGATGAGAAAAAATCATTCTCACTTGAACTTCCTCCATACATGCAAGACTTAAGCGATGCAGGTAAAGGCGAGTCTATGGGCTGGGGCTTCACAAACAGCTTTAACTCAGAGATGTATACAGGCGGTATCGAAAAAGGTCTTCCTCCGTTTGAGGCTGGTATGAGTAGAAATGATACTGACTATATGCACGTTTATAACTGGCAAGCATTAGAAAAACTTGTACAAGATCCAAAAAATTATACAATTATAAATGATCATAAAGTTATTCCTATTAGTGTTGCAGTTGCAAACAATGCTCTATTTTTAATTCCTGAGCCAAAATCTCCACACGGTGTAGATGTAACTCCTGATGGTAGATATATAGTAGTCGGCGGTAAGCTAGATACTCACGCTAGTGTTTATGACTTCAGAAAAATCAAAAATTTGATTGACAAAAAAGACTTTGCAGGCAAAGATCCTTTTGGTATTCCTATTCTTGATATGAAAAAGGCTCTTCACGGACAAGTAGAACTTGGTCTTGGACCACTTCATAATACATTTGAAGAAAAAGACGGTATCATCTATACATCATTGTATGTTGATAGTCAAATCGTAAAATGGGATTATAAAAATTTAAAAGTTCTAGACAGAGTAAATGTACACTATAACATAGGTCACCTTGACACTATGGAAGGTAAATCAGCAAAACCTATAGGCAAATATGCTTTAGCGCTTGATAAACTTTCAATAGACAGATTTAATCCGGTCGGTCCTCTTCATCCACAAAATCACCAACTTATCGATATAACAGGTCCTAAAATGGAGCTAATATACGATATGCCGATTCCACTAGGTGAACCTCACGATGTTGTATCTATAGCAGCTAGCAAACTAAAACCTGCTATGACATACAAAATGGGTACAAACTCAAGAACCGGTGAGCAATCAGTCGGTATGACTCTAGCTGGACAAGAGAGAATAGAAAGAAACGGTAAAAACGTAACCGTATATGCTACAATGATAAGAAGCCATATCAACCCAGAGCATATAGAATTAAATAAAGGCGATAACGTTACTATCTATCTAACAAACTTAGAGCGTGCTCAAGATGAGACTCACGGATTTGCTATAGATCTTTATAACGTACATGCTTCTATAGAACCAGGTAAAACTGCAAGCGTTAGCTTTGTAGCCGATATGGAAGGTGTTTTCCCTTACTATTGTACCGAGTTCTGTTCAGCTCTTCACCTTGAGATGATGGGTTATATGTATGTAAAAGATCCAAACAAGAAGTATGAATCAGTTAAAAAAGCAAAACTTAAAGAGCTTACAAAAGAGCAATTAGAAGCTGAATATAAAAAAGTTATAGCAACAAATAAAGCAACTGACGATGTTATCCAAAGTGTTGTTACATTCTTAAAAGAAAAACACTTCGAGAAATATCCAAAAGTTAAACAACTTGTTGAAGATGCACTTGATCAATACGGAAAAATACCTGAAGTTAAAGCCAAAGCTGATGCTGCTTATAAAGCAGGTGATGTAAATGGCGCTATCCTTTGGGAATACCAAGTATGGCAATACATGGTAAAAACAGCCGATGTTGGTTTAAGGGCTAAAAACAACCTTACAAAAGCTCTTGCAACTCCTATGAGTAAAGTTCAAGCTCGCGGTGAAGAAGCATACTTAAAAGGCGGATGTAACGGTTGTCACGTTATCGGTCAAGTAAGTTCAGGCCCGGATCTAACAGGCGTTTTACTAAGACATGATAATGCTGAGCAATGGGTATTTGATTTTATCAAAAATCCAGCTAGCAAATACGAAGAAGACTACGTAAAAGCTATGATTAATTACTTTAATCTAAGAATGCCAAATCAACATATGACCGATCAAGAGATCAAAGATATCATCGAGTACCTAAAATGGATCGATGAGAATGCAGGACTTAATTAG
- a CDS encoding 4Fe-4S dicluster domain-containing protein: MNRRNFTIFSLATLACSAAAGYLLRGYEARNHLRPPGSVKHFESLCIKCGQCVQVCPYHSIELLGIDDGINLASAYIDPAKRGCYLCDLFPCVLSCPSGALDHNTTSIKDVKMGVAVVVNLKNCYANLGKTVEQSDVAHLLDRKAYNEREEAAKNIIQNSIGKKCDLCVSSCPVSGAISIIDIEGKSAPKIDKSCVGCGVCSEVCFAKVIDIAPGRTYEEIYKE, encoded by the coding sequence ATGAATAGACGAAACTTTACTATATTTAGTTTAGCTACTTTAGCCTGTAGTGCTGCAGCTGGATATCTGTTAAGAGGATATGAAGCAAGAAATCACCTAAGACCTCCTGGAAGCGTAAAACACTTTGAGTCTCTATGTATAAAGTGCGGACAGTGTGTGCAGGTTTGCCCATATCATAGTATAGAGCTTTTGGGTATTGATGATGGAATAAATTTAGCCTCAGCTTACATAGATCCTGCTAAAAGAGGCTGTTATCTATGTGATTTGTTTCCTTGCGTATTATCTTGTCCAAGCGGTGCATTAGATCACAATACTACTAGTATAAAAGACGTTAAAATGGGCGTAGCCGTAGTAGTAAATTTAAAAAACTGCTATGCGAATCTCGGTAAAACAGTAGAACAAAGCGATGTCGCTCATTTGCTTGATAGAAAAGCTTATAACGAAAGAGAAGAAGCTGCTAAAAATATTATACAAAATAGCATTGGTAAAAAGTGCGATCTATGCGTTTCATCATGCCCTGTAAGCGGAGCGATAAGCATCATAGATATAGAGGGCAAATCAGCCCCCAAAATAGATAAAAGCTGTGTTGGGTGTGGAGTATGCAGCGAGGTGTGCTTTGCTAAAGTTATAGATATAGCACCGGGCAGAACTTACGAAGAAATTTACAAGGAATAA
- a CDS encoding response regulator transcription factor, which produces MSNIMLIEDDLEMQELLKDYLENYGFKVHAFADPKIALEELKKGEFVLVILDLMLPKIDGFEVCKMIRVFSTIAIIISSARGNLGDKVLAFEYGADDYLAKPYEPKELIIRINAVLRRIVKSEEDAKKRFIGEFCIDEEKLEIQIDNHILELTKIEYEILLLMLNSKGKVVSRGEIAAHIKADLKDRSIDMHISNLRNKIFDDPKYPKYIKSVWGIGYKFIG; this is translated from the coding sequence ATGAGCAACATAATGCTAATTGAAGACGACCTTGAGATGCAAGAACTCTTAAAAGATTACTTAGAAAATTACGGATTTAAAGTGCATGCTTTTGCAGATCCTAAAATCGCACTTGAAGAGCTGAAAAAAGGCGAATTCGTACTAGTTATACTTGATCTTATGTTACCAAAAATAGATGGATTTGAAGTATGCAAAATGATAAGAGTATTTAGCACCATAGCTATAATAATCTCAAGCGCGAGAGGAAATTTAGGAGATAAGGTTTTAGCTTTTGAGTATGGAGCTGATGACTACTTAGCAAAACCGTATGAGCCAAAAGAGCTAATAATAAGAATAAACGCGGTATTAAGACGAATAGTAAAGAGTGAAGAAGATGCTAAAAAGAGATTTATAGGCGAGTTTTGTATAGATGAAGAAAAGCTTGAAATTCAGATCGACAATCATATTTTAGAACTTACTAAAATAGAGTATGAAATCTTACTTTTAATGCTAAATAGCAAAGGAAAAGTAGTATCAAGAGGCGAGATAGCCGCACATATAAAAGCGGATCTAAAAGATAGAAGTATAGATATGCATATAAGCAATTTACGAAATAAAATTTTTGATGATCCAAAATACCCAAAATATATCAAATCCGTTTGGGGAATCGGTTATAAGTTTATAGGTTAA
- a CDS encoding c-type cytochrome, which yields MNIGKGIALGFGVVIVFLMGYLLMSGDAQPEAKVAAQKTQNQPEKKAVNNNDLATDAAELNKILELKQSLENTNDGVSKLYLTSCAPCHAKDGKGVIAPSIAGKNKEEILARLHDYKANLVPNTLMKGVLDNVSDENLTALAEEISLFK from the coding sequence ATGAATATAGGCAAGGGTATAGCTTTAGGCTTTGGTGTAGTTATTGTTTTTTTAATGGGATATTTGTTGATGAGCGGCGATGCGCAGCCAGAAGCTAAAGTAGCGGCGCAGAAAACTCAAAATCAGCCTGAGAAAAAAGCGGTAAATAATAATGACTTAGCTACAGACGCTGCAGAGTTGAATAAGATATTAGAGTTAAAACAGAGTTTAGAAAATACAAATGATGGTGTAAGCAAACTCTATTTAACTAGCTGCGCGCCGTGCCACGCAAAAGACGGAAAAGGAGTTATAGCTCCAAGTATAGCAGGAAAAAATAAAGAAGAAATTTTGGCTAGATTGCATGATTATAAAGCCAACCTTGTACCAAATACCCTTATGAAGGGCGTTTTGGATAATGTTAGCGATGAGAATTTAACCGCTTTAGCAGAAGAAATTTCTTTATTTAAGTAA
- a CDS encoding histidine kinase dimerization/phospho-acceptor domain-containing protein, whose product MSIFKKLVILLVISFVLMSLLSYKTNDINDEKTILLYKERYKKNANDILSFLMLDDTKSLLERLKIMGFSIVDKPKDISKYKNIYEQNINLGEMKIYKKGGILYLALEYMGNEIFICDETQISQNREKNILNFMIYADIFLLFVIFAVFIKILIPIKNLAKGIEKFGMGDFSYRLKEGKNGDEIALVISKFNEMANSLEMVNRARMQFLTDISHELRTPISKSKIALSFLEDGKYKNILKNSVTAMDKLTDELLHIERLNSNNVQFEIKEWSIESILLESLSKMIILDEILDVEMKSIFNINADLNYISIAIKNLIDNAIKYNDYQKDSRIYIKSTPNKLCIISSGEKLDKPLEFYTSVFTRDENARSGYGYGLNLVKRVLDKHGFELAYEHINDKNIFCIIFSI is encoded by the coding sequence ATGTCAATATTTAAAAAACTAGTTATACTTCTTGTCATCAGCTTTGTGTTAATGAGTCTTTTATCATATAAAACAAATGATATAAATGATGAAAAAACCATACTTTTGTACAAAGAACGATATAAAAAAAATGCAAATGACATACTTAGCTTTTTAATGTTAGATGATACAAAAAGCCTCCTAGAAAGACTCAAAATAATGGGATTTTCGATAGTAGATAAACCAAAAGATATAAGCAAATACAAAAATATATATGAACAAAATATTAACTTAGGAGAGATGAAAATATACAAAAAAGGTGGTATTTTATATTTAGCTTTGGAGTATATGGGTAATGAGATATTTATATGCGACGAAACGCAAATATCGCAAAATAGGGAAAAAAATATATTAAATTTTATGATATATGCCGATATATTTTTACTGTTTGTGATATTTGCAGTATTTATAAAAATACTAATACCTATAAAAAATCTAGCTAAAGGTATAGAAAAATTCGGTATGGGCGACTTTTCATATAGGCTCAAAGAGGGTAAAAACGGAGATGAAATAGCACTAGTCATAAGCAAATTTAATGAAATGGCAAACTCTTTAGAAATGGTAAATAGAGCCAGAATGCAATTTTTAACAGATATAAGTCATGAGCTAAGAACACCTATATCAAAATCTAAAATCGCACTTAGTTTTTTAGAAGACGGAAAATATAAAAATATACTAAAAAACTCTGTAACTGCGATGGATAAACTAACAGATGAGCTACTACATATAGAAAGACTAAACTCAAACAATGTTCAGTTCGAGATAAAAGAGTGGAGCATAGAGAGTATACTCTTAGAAAGCTTATCAAAAATGATAATTTTAGATGAAATTTTAGATGTAGAAATGAAAAGTATATTTAACATAAATGCCGATCTAAACTATATCTCTATTGCTATAAAAAATCTTATAGATAATGCTATAAAATATAACGACTATCAAAAAGACAGTAGAATTTATATAAAATCTACTCCAAATAAACTATGCATAATAAGCAGCGGAGAAAAACTAGATAAGCCGCTTGAATTTTATACTAGCGTATTTACTAGAGATGAAAATGCAAGAAGCGGTTATGGATATGGTTTAAATCTAGTAAAAAGAGTACTTGATAAACATGGTTTTGAGCTTGCTTATGAGCATATCAATGACAAAAATATATTTTGTATAATATTTAGCATATAA